Proteins from a genomic interval of Lolium perenne isolate Kyuss_39 chromosome 1, Kyuss_2.0, whole genome shotgun sequence:
- the LOC127313725 gene encoding beta-hexosaminidase 3, producing MAPALRLLLALTVAACGAVAGAAAGGGRGRVDLWPMPASVSRGARTLYVAKDLRLSTAGSAYADGKAILAGAFSRMLAVVQMDHAINGSYAGLPVLAGVKVAVHSLDDELKFGVDESYKLTVPATGTPIYAQIEAQTVFGALHALETFSQLCYFDFILGVTGLHSAPWTIVDAPRFPYRGLLIDTGRHYLPIPVIKGVIDSMTYSKLNVLHWHMVDEQSFPLEIPSYPKLSNGAYSYSEKYTMNDALDIVQYAEKRGVNVLAEIDVPGHSRSWGIGYPALSPSATCQQPLDVSNDFTFKVIDGILSDFSKVFKFKFVHLGGDEVNTSCWTTTPRIKTWLLQHGMNESDAYRYFVLRAQQIAIKHGYDIINWEETFNNFGDKLDRKTVVHNWLGGGVAEQVVSAGLRCIVSNQDKWYLDHLDALWQGFYMNEPWTNIYNPEQRKLILGGEVCMWGEHIDASDIQQTIWPRAAAAAERLWTPLEKLAKDPSTVTARLARFRCLLNERRVAAAPLAGYGRTTPSEPDSCIRQ from the exons ATGGCGCCGGCGCTGAGGCTGCTGCTGGCGCTCACCGTGGCCGCGTGCGGCGCCGTCGCAGGGGCCGCCGCCGGCGGAGGCCGCGGCCGCGTCGACCTGTGGCCAATGCCGGCGTCGGTGAGCCGCGGGGCCAGGACGCTCTACGTCGCCAAGGACCTCCGGCTGTCCACGGCCGGGAGCGCCTACGCCGACGGGAAGGCCATCCTGGCGGGCGCCTTCAGCAGGATGCTGGCCGTCGTCCAGATGGACCACGCCATCAACGGCAGCTACGCCGGCCTCCCCGTGCTCGCCGGCGTCAAAGTGGCCGTCCACTCTCTCGACGACGAG CTCAAGTTCGGGGTGGATGAGTCGTACAAGCTGACCGTGCCCGCGACTGGGACTCCAATCTACGCCCAAATCGAG GCCCAGACAGTTTTCGGGGCGCTCCATGCTTTGGAG acattCAGCCAACTGTGTTACTTCGATTTCATCTTGGGTGTGACTGGGCTCCATTCGGCCCCTTGGACTATCGTCGACGCGCCCAGGTTTCCTTATCGAGGGCTTCTTATTG ATACTGGAAGGCATTATCTTCCTATCCCAGTAATCAAAGGTGTAATCGATTCAATGACCTACAGCAAGTTG AATGTTCTCCATTGGCACATGGTGGATGAGCAGTCCTTTCCTCTTGAGATACCTTCATACCCAAAGTTATCGAATGGTGCATACTCTTATTCCGAAAAATATACAATGAATGATGCACTCGACATTGTACA ATATGCTGAAAAACGAGGTGTGAATGTCTTGGCCGAGATCGATGTCCCTGGCCATAGTCGCTCGTG GGGTATAGGATATCCGGCACTGTCACCATCAGCTACCTGTCAACAACCACTTGATGTCAGCAACGACTTTACATTTAAAGTGATCGATGGAATTCTGTCAG ATTTTAGCAAGGTTTTTAAGTTCAAGTTTGTCCATTTGGGAGGGGATGAAGTCAATACAA GTTGCTGGACTACCACACCACGCATTAAAACATG GTTGCTTCAACATGGTATGAATGAGTCGGATGCCTACAGATATTTTGTGTTGAGAGCTCAACAGATAGCAATAAAGCATGGCTACGACATTATTAACTG GGAAGAAACATTTAACAACTTTGGGGACAAGTTGGACCGCAAAACTGTGGTGCATAACTG GCTCGGAGGTGGAGTTGCAGAGCAAGTGGTTTCTGCTGGTCTGAGATGCATTGTAAGCAACCAGGATAAGTGGTACCTAGATCACTTGGATGCTTTATGGCAAGGATTTTATATGAATGAACCATGGACAAATATCTACAACCCGGAACAACGGAAGTTGATCCTTGGTGGTGAGGTATGCATGTGGGGTGAACACATAGATGCATCTGACATTCAGCAAACCATTTGGCCCCGTGCTGCTGCAGCTGCAG AGCGGCTGTGGACACCCCTTGAGAAGCTCGCAAAGGACCCATCAACAGTCACTGCAAGATTGGCACGTTTTAGGTGTTTGCTGAACGAAAGACGGGTCGCTGCTGCACCGCTGGCTGGCTATGGCCGCACGACACCATCAGAACCAGATTCTTGTATAAGGCAGTAG
- the LOC127335258 gene encoding uncharacterized protein, translating into MDRPQEPPTAGDASPSAAVVDVPVGGPPNAGVVSAMISATIPSKRKRIPKQFLEAPAAAAASPAEAPPAAKKAGRMKTKAAGPRGAAPAKVRTKAISRIGLAPPPPSKATTSPPSVPSDAPPAPPPPTMDVDKVFDLESTTSYMDMLNNSAVGMDACTGVDQRGKRYWQRIEDLYHQLKPRTKSMADRSYRSLEGRWNIIKPACSRWSTAMDQVADNPPSGCVPEDYPKYAQARYKDMAGSKNKEFQFHHCFSILQHLPKWKLRDNELKCKKEALLTMDDEAEDMSGRNAGKPEGNKKAKERVKVEGGAASFREKLDQLMKSKEALTMKTLETKLLITEKKKEVKLAKVQARREDAKLKAELDMKMIALKEAKAMKELLAEERDIMMMRADGRDEDQLAWWNETKADIIARKKAARQARAQGESPASGGAGGDGLVDG; encoded by the exons ATGGATCGTCCGCAAGAGCCGCCTACCGCCGGCGATGCATCTCCTTCGGCCGCGGTGGTCGATGTCCCCGTCGGAGGTCCGCCGAACGCCGGCGTCGTGTCGGCCATGATCTCCGCCACcatcccgtcgaagaggaagaggattccGAAGCAATTCCTCGAAGCTCCTGCGGCAGCCGCAGCTTCGCCGGCCGAAGCCCCGCCGGCTGCCAAGAAGGCGGGCAGGATGAAGACCAAGGCGGCCGGGCCGAGGGGCGCCGCGCCGGCCAAGGTGCGGACAAAGGCAATCAGCCGCATCGGCCTCGCGCCTCCACCGCCCTCCAAGGCCACGACCTCTCCTCCCTCTGTTCCGTCCgatgcgccgcccgcgccgccgccacccaccaTGGACGTAGACAAGGTGTTCGATCTTGAGTCCACAACATCCTACATGGACATGCTCAACAATTCCGCG GTGGGGATGGATGCGTGCACCGGAGTGGACCAACGCGGCAAGCGCTATTGGCAGCGCATTGAGGATCTGTACCACCAGCTGAAGCCTCGCACGAAGAGCATGGCGGACAGATCCTACCGCTCCCTTGAAGGccgatggaacatcatcaaaccggcttgttctcgttggagtactgccatggatcaagtggccgacaacccccctagtggatgcgtgccggaggactat CCCAAGTATGCTCAAGCACGGTACAAGGACATGGCCGGCTCCAAGAACAAGGAATTTCAATTTCATCATTGCTTTTCCATCCTTCAACATCTTCCTAAGTGGAAGTTGAGGGACAACGAGCTAAAGTGCAAGAAGGAGGCACTGCTCACCATGGATGATGAAGCGGAGGACATGAGTGGGAGAAACGCCGGCAAGCCCGAgggcaacaagaaggccaaggagagggtCAAGGTAGAAGGCGGAGCAGCTAGCTTCCGGGAGAAGTTGGATCAACTCATGAAGTCCAAGGAGGCATTaacgatgaagacgttggagaccaagctcctcatcaccgagaagaagaaggaggtgaagcttGCCAAGGTGCAAGCAAGGCGGGAAGATGCCAAGTTGAAGGCCGAGCTTGACATGAAGATGATCGCACTCAAAGAAGCCAAGGCCATGAAGGAGCTCTTGGCCGAGGAGAGGGATATCATGATGATGCGCGCCGACGGAAGGGACGAGGATCAGCTGGCGTGGTGGAACGAGACCAAGGCGGACATCATTGCGAGGAAGAAGGCTGCGCGTCAAGCTCGTGCTCAAGGTGAGTCTCCGGCGAGTGGTGGCGCCGGTGGCGATGGACTCGTTGATGGTTGA